Proteins encoded in a region of the Clostridium beijerinckii genome:
- a CDS encoding N-acetylmuramoyl-L-alanine amidase family protein, translated as MFKRANKITSLLVAAASVMALVPAYAADVKKIDSEDGTVYDAVAYKDGKFYVDGEINDDEEAYYVADGKFNKLEDVDSGDDADLFGEKYLDVSDGDYTVDLDKGSVTDDDVKGDTADDAASALRKKIKDDTDDRYVENGTTGYSTDDIKDENDGDTPDLSKLNIVPGAKYAEPWYYTAYASSDADANKGSGSKLNVFTDTKGNYIDADYNLGKVKVETTAVAADGKKITKEDTIENTNDKYDAAGADDGLKASVDQVKVLTQDKDYIYRLVNVTVKVTKGDAIISEINGLAAGTGVLEYGATKQSVTFPAIQKISKAQNSDEVDGAKYAKSVTTYALSNDSAETLDDAGLFTDDIDAHYTVVGTKLVAYTTDKSYTGASSEGAKVLARAYTLKSKSSYYYADSEDQTKEDCEVSAQDDKTSAVQTDVDGNLWRLDGGYIYKFDGTDDWDKVFKVDGSFDELSVYDKDNMVAWSEDDDVYSLIGGKSADENNGGETTTPVTTAGWTQTAAGWTYTKADGTKATGWLQDGGAWYYLKADGTMATGWVQDGATWYYLNGSGAMQTGWLNDNGTWYYLNGSGAMLANTTTPDGYYVGANGAWVK; from the coding sequence ATGTTTAAAAGAGCAAACAAAATTACATCTTTATTAGTAGCTGCTGCTTCAGTTATGGCTTTAGTGCCTGCTTATGCTGCAGACGTAAAGAAAATTGATTCAGAAGACGGTACTGTATACGATGCAGTAGCATACAAAGACGGTAAATTCTATGTTGATGGTGAAATCAACGATGATGAAGAAGCTTACTATGTAGCTGACGGAAAGTTCAACAAATTAGAAGATGTTGATTCAGGAGATGACGCAGATCTATTTGGAGAAAAATACTTAGATGTATCAGATGGAGACTACACTGTTGATTTAGATAAAGGTAGTGTAACTGATGATGACGTTAAGGGTGATACTGCAGATGACGCTGCATCAGCTTTAAGAAAGAAAATTAAAGATGATACAGATGACAGATATGTAGAAAATGGTACTACTGGTTATTCTACAGATGACATTAAAGATGAAAATGACGGTGATACTCCAGATTTATCTAAATTAAATATAGTTCCAGGAGCAAAATATGCTGAACCTTGGTATTATACAGCATATGCAAGTTCAGATGCAGATGCTAATAAAGGATCAGGTTCTAAATTAAATGTATTTACAGATACAAAAGGTAACTACATTGATGCTGATTATAATTTAGGAAAAGTTAAAGTTGAAACAACAGCTGTTGCTGCAGATGGTAAGAAAATAACTAAAGAAGATACTATAGAAAATACAAATGATAAATATGATGCTGCTGGAGCAGATGATGGACTTAAAGCAAGTGTTGATCAAGTAAAAGTGTTGACACAAGATAAAGATTATATTTATAGACTTGTAAATGTAACTGTAAAAGTTACAAAGGGAGATGCTATAATTAGTGAAATTAATGGTTTAGCTGCAGGTACTGGTGTACTTGAATATGGTGCAACTAAGCAATCAGTGACATTCCCAGCTATTCAAAAAATATCAAAAGCACAAAACTCTGATGAAGTAGATGGAGCTAAATATGCTAAATCTGTAACTACTTATGCACTTTCAAATGATTCGGCAGAAACATTAGATGATGCAGGATTATTTACAGATGATATTGATGCACATTATACTGTAGTAGGTACTAAATTAGTAGCTTATACTACAGATAAATCTTATACTGGAGCAAGTTCAGAAGGAGCTAAAGTTCTTGCAAGAGCATATACATTAAAATCAAAGTCTTCTTACTACTATGCTGATTCAGAAGACCAAACTAAAGAAGATTGTGAAGTAAGTGCTCAAGATGATAAAACATCAGCTGTTCAAACAGACGTTGATGGAAACCTTTGGAGATTAGATGGCGGATACATCTATAAATTCGATGGTACTGATGACTGGGATAAAGTTTTCAAAGTAGACGGATCTTTCGATGAATTATCAGTTTATGACAAAGATAACATGGTTGCTTGGAGCGAAGATGATGATGTATATTCATTAATCGGAGGAAAATCAGCTGACGAGAACAATGGTGGAGAAACAACAACTCCTGTAACTACAGCAGGTTGGACTCAAACTGCAGCAGGTTGGACTTACACTAAAGCTGATGGAACTAAAGCTACTGGATGGTTACAAGACGGTGGTGCTTGGTACTACTTAAAAGCTGATGGTACAATGGCTACAGGTTGGGTTCAAGATGGAGCAACTTGGTACTACTTAAACGGATCAGGTGCTATGCAAACTGGTTGGTTAAATGACAACGGAACTTGGTACTAC
- a CDS encoding N-acetylmuramoyl-L-alanine amidase family protein produces MNKNLKKIIAIILAVNTVSTIAPVANLGLLTTKAYAANKITNLTVEDSNGDNMSLYSESDCTDKHRVDSDDVQPGKTYYTRKTSADEINIDADGVDSDNIRVFGKTSSDTEGKDIGEDVDLSSGTNVITVRVYNGDPGTVKYSDNSYVNEYKIRVKYSGSNDDDDEDSDNVYLSSITLMGGNIDFSKKVYNYDVQVPEDLSKITIRARPDCDSGKYDDYKVKINGVKVDKDDKFKDDVSLNKGKNVIDIKVEDDDDNERVYTLNITRGKDNSNNNSKSNEQAEVKTSQWVQVNGKWQYKDSTGNSVKNTWVQNYFVQADGNMATGWLNNNGSWYYLGDDGARKTGWQLVNGNWYYLDSQGTMQVGWIKDINNGKYYYLNNDGSMAYNTTVGEYKLGSDGAWYNR; encoded by the coding sequence ATGAACAAAAATTTGAAAAAAATAATAGCCATAATATTAGCTGTAAATACTGTTAGTACAATTGCACCAGTGGCTAATTTGGGTCTACTAACTACTAAAGCTTATGCAGCTAATAAAATAACTAATTTAACAGTAGAAGATTCAAACGGAGATAATATGTCTCTTTATAGTGAGAGTGATTGTACAGATAAGCATAGGGTAGACAGTGATGATGTACAACCTGGAAAGACTTACTATACTAGAAAGACTTCGGCAGATGAAATAAATATAGATGCAGATGGGGTGGATTCAGATAATATAAGGGTATTTGGAAAAACATCATCAGATACTGAAGGAAAAGATATTGGAGAGGATGTTGACTTATCATCTGGAACAAATGTTATTACTGTAAGAGTATATAACGGAGATCCGGGAACAGTAAAATATAGTGATAATTCTTATGTAAATGAATATAAGATTAGAGTAAAATATTCTGGATCAAATGATGATGACGATGAAGATTCAGATAATGTATACTTAAGCAGTATTACGTTAATGGGAGGGAATATAGACTTCTCAAAAAAAGTTTATAATTATGATGTGCAAGTTCCAGAAGATTTAAGTAAAATTACAATACGTGCAAGGCCTGATTGCGATAGCGGTAAATATGATGATTATAAGGTAAAAATAAATGGAGTGAAAGTTGATAAAGATGATAAATTTAAGGATGATGTATCATTAAATAAAGGGAAGAATGTAATAGATATAAAAGTTGAAGATGATGATGATAATGAAAGAGTATACACTTTAAATATTACTAGAGGTAAAGATAATTCAAATAATAATTCTAAAAGCAATGAACAAGCAGAAGTTAAAACAAGTCAATGGGTTCAAGTTAATGGGAAATGGCAATATAAAGATTCTACAGGTAACTCAGTAAAGAATACTTGGGTGCAAAACTATTTTGTACAAGCCGATGGGAATATGGCGACAGGTTGGCTGAATAATAATGGAAGTTGGTACTATCTAGGTGATGATGGAGCTAGAAAAACAGGGTGGCAGTTAGTAAATGGAAATTGGTACTACTTAGATTCACAAGGAACAATGCAGGTTGGATGGATTAAAGACATAAATAATGGAAAATATTATTATTTAAATAATGATGGATCTATGGCTTATAACACAACAGTTGGTGAATATAAATTAGGATCAGATGGAGCTTGGTATAATAGATAA
- a CDS encoding N-acetylmuramoyl-L-alanine amidase family protein, whose amino-acid sequence MNKNIKRVIAIVLAIGTISAATPVSKINLLTTRAYASTTNDESTLDSLSLDDSDGNNVKLYDDNDYKNRIKEEDVHEDEIYYAKTSSRTVSVDISGPDDRFVRVFRDSSDSTKGKEVGDDIQLTDKSVVTDLIIKVYGKDLDGETVRNNEHDDDEYDLLNTYEVKVRHIDEDDSDKTDFDDIYLERLSIAGSTINLSNSITKYTYNVDSNVNTVVIKATPENDNYDVTIDGEDADYDDNYKRNVNLEKGQNIIKVEIEHNNKDRVYTLIINRGNVSSSNTNNGSTNTDTNTGSKDVKANQWVQTNGIWQYNDAEGKVVKNSWIQNYYLNSDGNMVTGWLNLNGSWYYFGTDGAKKVGWQQSSGKWYYLDSEGRMQTGWVKDRNGKYYYLNSDGSMAYNTKIGVYRLGADGAWIK is encoded by the coding sequence ATGAATAAAAATATAAAGAGAGTGATTGCAATTGTACTAGCTATAGGAACAATTTCAGCGGCAACACCAGTTTCGAAGATAAATCTATTAACTACAAGGGCTTATGCTTCGACTACTAATGATGAGAGTACATTGGATAGCTTATCATTAGATGATAGTGATGGTAATAATGTAAAACTTTATGATGATAATGATTATAAGAATAGAATTAAAGAAGAAGACGTTCATGAAGATGAAATATATTATGCTAAAACTTCCTCAAGAACTGTGAGTGTAGATATAAGCGGGCCAGATGATAGATTTGTCAGAGTATTTAGAGATAGTTCAGATTCTACTAAAGGTAAAGAAGTAGGAGATGATATTCAGTTAACAGATAAATCAGTCGTTACTGATCTTATTATAAAGGTATATGGGAAAGATCTAGATGGTGAGACTGTAAGAAATAATGAACATGATGACGATGAGTATGATCTGCTAAATACATATGAAGTAAAAGTAAGACATATAGACGAAGATGATTCAGATAAAACAGATTTTGATGACATTTATTTGGAGAGACTTAGCATAGCTGGAAGTACTATAAATTTATCAAACTCAATAACTAAGTATACTTATAATGTAGATAGTAATGTAAATACAGTGGTAATTAAAGCAACACCAGAAAATGATAATTACGATGTTACTATTGATGGTGAAGATGCTGATTATGATGATAATTATAAGAGAAATGTTAACTTGGAAAAAGGTCAAAATATCATAAAAGTAGAAATTGAACATAATAATAAAGATAGAGTATATACTTTAATTATAAATAGAGGAAATGTTTCTTCAAGTAATACAAACAATGGTTCAACTAATACTGATACAAATACAGGAAGTAAAGATGTTAAAGCTAATCAATGGGTACAAACAAATGGAATATGGCAGTATAATGATGCAGAAGGAAAAGTAGTAAAGAATAGTTGGATACAAAATTATTATTTAAACTCTGATGGAAATATGGTTACAGGATGGTTAAATCTTAATGGAAGCTGGTATTACTTTGGAACAGATGGAGCTAAGAAAGTTGGATGGCAACAATCAAGTGGGAAATGGTATTATCTAGATTCAGAAGGAAGAATGCAGACTGGATGGGTAAAAGATAGGAACGGAAAATATTATTATTTAAATAGTGATGGGTCTATGGCTTATAACACTAAAATTGGTGTATATAGATTAGGCGCTGATGGGGCTTGGATTAAATAA
- a CDS encoding N-acetylmuramoyl-L-alanine amidase family protein, giving the protein MKKNMIKIVSIALALGIVSAAAPATNINVLTIKAYAANDNDDDYLDRLELNDEDGNNIKLYSDSDYDSKVNASDVEEGETYYAKTSSDTVSIDIDGPDEKYVRVFNGTSSSSKGKEVGEDVDLSDDSSTTTLTIKVYGKEPDDDMRYKDNDDYNVLSTYRIKVENPDYNQNKDNDNIYLERLSVNNNKVQLSKSELTYTYNVASDVKRVTIKATPEDDDYDVTIDNKNVQSADNYKKEVDLDEGTNEFEIELEDGDKDRVYTLIINRGNPSSNGTSSQDTAEPEHQDSIYLDKLSIDGRLFSLSQSQVNYSSNVPSDVNKVTIKAEPEKDFYTVKVNGDEVFEDDDYKTTVNLKDGENKIKVDVKNENSGEERVYTLTVIRGSVTSTQNNTTGGETNYNKWVQVNGSWKYNDASGNFVKNTWVGNYYLLDSGDMATGWLNYNGGWYYLGSDGARKTGWQSVDGAWYYLDSQGKIQTGWIKDSNGKYYYLNSNGAMAYNTTVGGYKLGYDGAWIQK; this is encoded by the coding sequence ATGAAGAAAAATATGATTAAAATAGTTTCAATAGCGTTAGCTCTTGGAATCGTTTCAGCAGCAGCGCCTGCTACAAATATAAATGTATTGACTATAAAAGCTTATGCAGCAAATGATAACGATGATGATTATTTGGATCGTCTAGAATTAAATGATGAAGATGGAAACAACATAAAACTATATAGTGATAGTGATTATGACAGCAAAGTAAATGCCAGTGATGTAGAAGAGGGAGAAACTTATTACGCAAAAACTTCATCAGATACTGTAAGTATTGATATTGATGGGCCTGATGAAAAATATGTTAGAGTATTTAATGGAACATCATCTTCTTCAAAAGGAAAAGAGGTAGGGGAGGACGTTGATTTATCAGATGATTCTTCAACTACTACTCTTACAATAAAGGTATATGGCAAAGAACCAGATGATGATATGAGATACAAAGATAATGATGATTATAATGTCTTAAGTACATATAGGATTAAAGTAGAGAACCCAGATTATAATCAAAATAAGGATAATGATAATATTTATTTAGAAAGGCTCAGTGTAAATAATAATAAGGTTCAGTTGTCAAAATCTGAATTAACGTATACTTATAATGTTGCCAGTGATGTAAAGAGAGTAACAATTAAAGCAACACCAGAAGATGACGATTATGATGTTACTATTGATAATAAAAATGTTCAAAGTGCAGATAACTATAAAAAAGAAGTAGATTTAGATGAAGGCACAAATGAGTTTGAAATAGAACTTGAAGATGGTGATAAAGATAGAGTATATACTTTGATAATAAATAGAGGAAATCCTTCATCAAATGGTACAAGCTCGCAAGATACAGCAGAACCAGAGCATCAAGATAGCATTTATCTAGATAAACTAAGCATTGATGGCAGACTTTTCTCATTATCACAATCACAAGTGAATTATAGTTCTAATGTCCCTAGCGATGTAAATAAAGTTACAATTAAAGCGGAACCAGAAAAAGATTTTTATACAGTTAAGGTTAACGGTGATGAAGTATTTGAAGATGATGATTATAAAACAACAGTTAATCTAAAAGATGGCGAGAATAAAATTAAAGTAGACGTTAAAAATGAAAATAGTGGTGAAGAAAGAGTTTACACTTTGACAGTGATCAGAGGAAGTGTCACTTCAACACAAAATAATACCACTGGAGGAGAAACTAATTATAATAAATGGGTACAAGTAAATGGATCATGGAAGTATAATGATGCATCAGGAAATTTTGTTAAGAATACTTGGGTAGGAAATTATTACTTACTTGACAGCGGAGATATGGCCACTGGATGGTTAAATTATAACGGAGGCTGGTACTATTTAGGCAGTGATGGAGCTAGAAAAACAGGATGGCAATCAGTAGATGGAGCTTGGTATTATCTAGATTCACAAGGTAAGATACAAACAGGATGGATTAAAGATTCAAATGGAAAGTATTATTACTTAAATAGCAATGGTGCCATGGCATATAATACAACAGTAGGCGGATATAAATTAGGGTATGATGGTGCTTGGATACAAAAATAG
- a CDS encoding N-acetylmuramoyl-L-alanine amidase family protein, whose product MNKNLKKIVAIALAIGTISAVAPATNINFLTTKAYASSDDDSNDETELESLQLLTESGSKIKLYESSSYDSDDKVDADQVEAGEKYFAKTSSDTINIDIDGPSSKYVRVFKGTSDSTKGKKISSDISLDKDSTTTLTVRVYDEEPDDDVRLEDDDYSSEYTIKVKCTADSSDSDDEDSDDSSDDYDDIYLDRLSVDGQTISLSKSKVEYTYNVSSDTDEVTIKATPDEDDYDVTIDGDSVDEDDKYKSDVDLDKGENKIKIELEDGDDERVYTLIINRGGTSSTTGSTTNTASGSPSSATDVVATVTNKWVQVGGNWQYKDATGNTVKNTWVQNYFVQADGNMATGWLNYSGKWYYLGSDGARKTGWQQAGGKWYYLDSEGAMQTGWVRDLGSGKYYYLNSDGSMAYNTMIGKYKLGSDGAWIN is encoded by the coding sequence ATGAATAAAAATTTGAAAAAAATAGTTGCAATTGCATTAGCAATAGGAACTATCTCAGCAGTAGCGCCTGCAACAAATATAAATTTCTTAACTACAAAAGCTTATGCATCATCTGATGACGATTCAAATGATGAAACTGAACTTGAAAGCTTACAATTGCTTACTGAAAGTGGTAGTAAAATAAAGCTTTACGAAAGCAGTAGCTATGATAGTGATGATAAAGTTGATGCAGATCAGGTAGAGGCTGGCGAGAAATATTTTGCTAAGACTTCATCAGATACTATAAATATAGATATAGATGGACCAAGTTCAAAATATGTTAGAGTTTTTAAGGGAACTTCAGATTCTACTAAAGGTAAAAAAATAAGTAGTGATATAAGCTTAGACAAAGATTCAACTACTACTCTTACTGTAAGAGTATATGATGAAGAACCAGATGATGATGTAAGATTAGAAGATGACGATTATTCAAGTGAATATACAATAAAGGTTAAATGTACAGCTGATTCTTCGGATTCAGATGATGAAGATTCTGATGATAGTTCAGATGATTACGATGATATCTACCTAGATAGACTTAGTGTAGATGGTCAAACTATTAGTTTATCAAAATCAAAAGTTGAATATACTTATAATGTAAGTAGTGATACAGATGAAGTAACAATTAAAGCAACTCCAGATGAAGATGATTATGATGTTACAATCGATGGTGACAGTGTAGATGAAGATGATAAGTACAAATCAGATGTAGATTTGGATAAAGGTGAAAATAAAATCAAAATTGAACTTGAAGATGGTGATGATGAAAGAGTATATACATTAATTATAAACAGAGGCGGCACATCATCGACTACAGGAAGTACAACAAATACAGCTTCTGGTTCACCAAGCAGTGCAACTGATGTTGTAGCAACTGTTACAAATAAATGGGTACAAGTTGGCGGAAACTGGCAATATAAAGATGCAACAGGAAATACAGTGAAAAATACATGGGTTCAAAATTACTTTGTACAAGCTGATGGAAATATGGCTACTGGGTGGTTGAATTATAGTGGAAAGTGGTACTATCTAGGTTCTGATGGAGCAAGAAAAACAGGATGGCAACAAGCAGGTGGAAAATGGTACTACCTAGACTCAGAAGGTGCAATGCAAACTGGATGGGTTAGAGATTTAGGTAGTGGAAAGTATTACTATTTAAATAGCGATGGATCTATGGCTTATAATACAATGATTGGTAAATACAAGCTTGGATCAGATGGAGCTTGGATTAACTAA
- a CDS encoding N-acetylmuramoyl-L-alanine amidase family protein, which yields MHKKIKYIIAATLVVAAVSGFAPSNNFLLGSVEAYASTYNDASNGELKSLDLTWGSGSKIKLLDSYSGDEVDLSSDTDYYVQLKGVSDFNIAAEVKGSGYVVKMFTSSSRSEKGEDVGQDVNIGSGYKDIYLRTYKSEEAYKEAYNNGDVSDCEKTYIIHARKESSTSEAEEDREYAYLDGINLSDGSVDFSKNKTSYDVNVGEDVEKLTVRANPDDDDDYIEINGNSVYKDDNFEKTVNLDKGNNTITIYVEHEDEDTTYTLNVYRGKSANKTDSSNGQNFAIQTQEGSLNAWQRVDGKWRYVDGTGSVLKNKWWFDKDTGKNYYLGQDGFRTTGWFSDNNNWYYFNENGEMQTGWVNTNKNWYYLNKSGAMQMGWLEDSTGNWYYLDGSGAMETGWIEDSSGKWYYLDSTGKMIKDSAIGAYKLGTDGELE from the coding sequence ATGCATAAAAAAATTAAATATATAATTGCAGCAACTCTTGTGGTTGCAGCTGTTTCTGGATTTGCACCAAGCAACAATTTTCTATTAGGAAGCGTTGAAGCTTATGCATCAACATATAATGATGCTAGTAATGGAGAATTAAAATCGCTAGATTTGACTTGGGGTAGCGGAAGCAAAATTAAATTGCTTGATAGTTATTCTGGAGATGAAGTAGATTTATCAAGCGATACTGACTATTATGTACAGCTTAAAGGTGTAAGTGACTTTAATATAGCTGCAGAAGTAAAAGGAAGCGGATATGTAGTTAAGATGTTTACTTCATCAAGCAGATCTGAAAAAGGTGAAGATGTTGGACAAGATGTTAACATTGGCTCAGGCTATAAAGATATCTATCTAAGAACATATAAGAGCGAAGAAGCATATAAGGAAGCTTATAATAATGGAGATGTAAGTGATTGTGAAAAGACTTATATTATTCATGCAAGAAAAGAAAGTAGTACATCAGAAGCAGAAGAAGATAGAGAATATGCTTATTTAGATGGAATTAATTTAAGTGATGGAAGTGTTGATTTTTCAAAAAATAAAACTTCTTATGATGTTAATGTTGGTGAAGATGTTGAAAAATTAACTGTTAGAGCTAATCCTGACGATGATGATGATTATATAGAAATCAATGGAAACTCAGTATATAAAGATGATAATTTCGAAAAGACAGTTAATTTAGATAAAGGAAATAATACTATAACAATATATGTTGAGCATGAGGATGAAGATACAACTTATACTTTGAATGTATATAGGGGTAAATCAGCAAATAAAACTGATTCTTCAAACGGCCAAAACTTTGCAATTCAAACTCAAGAAGGCAGCCTTAATGCATGGCAAAGAGTAGATGGAAAATGGAGATATGTAGATGGTACAGGCTCAGTTTTAAAAAATAAGTGGTGGTTTGATAAGGATACTGGAAAGAATTATTATTTAGGACAAGATGGCTTTAGGACTACAGGATGGTTTAGTGATAATAACAACTGGTATTATTTCAACGAAAATGGTGAAATGCAGACAGGATGGGTAAATACAAATAAAAATTGGTATTATCTAAATAAAAGTGGAGCCATGCAAATGGGATGGTTAGAAGATTCAACTGGAAACTGGTACTACCTTGATGGTAGTGGAGCTATGGAGACAGGCTGGATTGAAGATTCAAGCGGGAAATGGTATTACTTAGATTCTACAGGTAAAATGATAAAAGATTCTGCAATAGGTGCATATAAATTAGGCACGGATGGAGAATTAGAATAA
- a CDS encoding N-acetylmuramoyl-L-alanine amidase family protein, translating into MNKNIKRIIAITVAVNTISTISPTTLNTYFVGAKPVYASSYSPDDEQLKTLKIKSLDGETLDLRDGYNGDTVKLSDETEYYTKLTDDSDGIKITADAEGDDYVVKIFTSDAENATAYDPGDEILLGKGDTTLYIRTYKSKSEFNKVKNNVSNCKEEYTLNVRKTKESSYEDDSQDSIYLDNIDLSKGDIDFIKGKTSYDIKVDENVESMWIKAIPESNSDRVRVDGSLVDSSDNYKKTVSLDKGKNEIKIKVTDSKDNQRTYTLNVTRGDDSDNEDDIYLDHITLSEGDIDFSKDDNSYNVDLDESVSKITIGAEPEDSDYSVTIDGDEVRSSDDYEKKVSLDKGKNVIKVNVEDELNDKKRTYTLTINRGKEADDSKDNNTEDTSDKKSQWVQTNDGWKYYDENGKVLKSSWLYDKDQKVYCYLDKDGLRVTGWHKDNEKWYLLDSKGAMLTGWQKDNEKWYLLGSDGAMVTGWHKETVDDQNKNTDASTNSGDNDTKKVDNWYYLNQDGSMRTGWLSDGGKWYFFNADGTMQKGWLIDYNSKYYLTEDGSMATGTRTINGKEYKFNNSGALIL; encoded by the coding sequence ATGAATAAAAATATAAAAAGAATAATTGCGATCACAGTTGCTGTCAATACAATTTCAACAATTTCACCTACGACATTAAATACATATTTTGTAGGAGCAAAACCTGTTTATGCATCTTCATATTCTCCAGATGATGAACAATTAAAAACTCTAAAGATAAAATCTTTAGATGGAGAAACTCTTGATTTGCGTGATGGATATAATGGAGATACAGTAAAATTAAGTGATGAAACAGAATACTATACAAAGCTTACTGATGATAGTGATGGAATTAAGATAACGGCTGACGCTGAAGGTGATGACTATGTAGTTAAGATTTTTACATCTGATGCAGAAAATGCTACAGCTTATGATCCAGGGGACGAAATCTTACTTGGAAAAGGTGATACAACTTTATATATAAGAACTTATAAGTCTAAATCAGAATTTAATAAAGTAAAGAATAATGTATCAAATTGTAAAGAAGAATATACGCTAAATGTAAGAAAGACTAAAGAAAGTTCTTATGAGGATGATTCTCAAGATTCGATATATTTAGATAATATTGACTTAAGCAAAGGAGATATAGATTTCATAAAAGGAAAAACAAGCTATGATATAAAGGTTGATGAAAATGTTGAGAGCATGTGGATTAAAGCAATTCCTGAGAGTAATAGCGACAGAGTCAGAGTAGATGGATCTTTAGTAGATTCTAGCGATAATTATAAAAAAACTGTATCTTTAGATAAAGGTAAAAATGAGATTAAAATAAAAGTTACAGATAGTAAGGATAATCAAAGAACATATACATTAAATGTTACTAGAGGAGACGATTCTGATAACGAAGATGATATATATTTAGATCATATAACTTTAAGTGAAGGCGATATTGACTTTTCTAAAGATGATAATTCATACAATGTTGATTTAGATGAGTCTGTAAGTAAAATAACTATAGGTGCAGAGCCAGAAGATAGCGATTATTCAGTTACAATTGATGGAGATGAAGTAAGATCAAGTGATGACTATGAAAAAAAAGTATCATTAGATAAAGGAAAAAATGTCATAAAGGTAAATGTTGAAGATGAGTTAAATGATAAAAAGAGAACTTATACTTTGACTATAAATAGAGGTAAGGAAGCAGATGATAGCAAGGACAATAATACTGAGGATACATCAGATAAGAAATCTCAATGGGTTCAAACTAATGATGGTTGGAAGTATTATGATGAAAATGGAAAAGTATTAAAAAGTTCATGGCTTTATGATAAAGATCAAAAAGTATACTGTTACTTAGATAAAGATGGTTTAAGAGTTACAGGCTGGCATAAAGATAATGAAAAATGGTACTTGTTAGATAGTAAAGGTGCAATGCTTACAGGTTGGCAAAAAGATAATGAAAAGTGGTATTTATTGGGGTCGGATGGAGCAATGGTTACAGGCTGGCATAAAGAAACAGTAGATGATCAAAATAAGAACACTGATGCATCAACTAATTCAGGAGATAATGATACTAAAAAAGTTGACAATTGGTATTATTTAAATCAAGATGGCTCAATGAGGACAGGCTGGTTATCAGATGGTGGAAAGTGGTACTTCTTTAATGCAGATGGAACAATGCAAAAAGGATGGTTAATTGACTATAATTCAAAATACTATTTAACTGAAGATGGTAGCATGGCAACTGGAACAAGAACTATTAATGGAAAAGAGTATAAATTCAATAATAGTGGAGCTTTAATACTTTAG